In Shewanella sp. MR-4, the genomic stretch GGAACGCCGATAACAGCGACCCCGATAACTTCTTCACGCCATTGCTGAGTTGCTCGGCGATGCAATCAAACAACAACCGCTCTCGCTGGTGCAATAAAGAGTTTGATGCCATTCTAGACAGAGCGAGGGAAGTCTCGACGCAGGCCGAGCGCAAGGAAATTTACCAAGAGGCCGAGGCCTTCTTAGCCGAGCAAGTGCCAATGTTGAGTCTGGCCCACGCCAAGCGAGTCGCACTCACTCGCAGCAATATCCATGATATGCAGTTAACCCCCTTTGGCGGCATCTCATTTGCCCGAACCAGCCAAGCTGAGCAGGAGACACACTGATGTTCAGATACCTGTTACGGCGCCTCAATCTGTTTCTTGCCACTTCGCTAGTGATGGTCGGCGTGTTGTTTTATGCAACTGGCTTGTTTCCGGTTGAACGCACCTTCGCCCTCACAGGGATCCATGCACCATCAGAGAGCCAACTGGTGCAAATTGAGCAGGACTATAAGTTAGATAGCAATAAAGCCATGCAGTTCATTGCTTATTTACAGCAAAGACTGAGCGGCAATTTGGGCGTCTCCGTCACCTCGCACCAAAGCGTGGCCGAAGAGTTAAGCTCTGTGCTACCGGCCTCCTTCGAACTAGCGGTGATGGCGGCCGTGATAGCCATTGGTTTAGGTGTGCCGCTTGGCGTGTTGGCCTCCCAGAGTCAACATAAACTCACCCAAAATACCATTATGGCGATTACCCTGACGGGCTATTCTGTTCCTGTATTCTGGTTAGGTTTGTATTTGTCACTCTGGTTTGGTGTCGACTTAGGCTGGCTGCCCATTTCAGGGCAACTCAATCTTTTATATGAGATAAAACCCGTTACAGGATTTATGTTGGTCGACATTTTACTGTCTGATTCGGAATATCGCATATCTGCCTTTAAAGATGCCTTATTGCATATCGTTCTGCCCGCCACCACACTTGCAGTGCTACCTTTTACCGTGGTCGTACGCAGCACTCGCTCGGCAATGATGAATGTGATGAACCAAACCTTTATCCGCGCCGCCGAAGCCAGAGGCATGCACACCAATACCATTATTTTGCGCCACGCCTTACCCAACGCGCTGATCCCAGTATTAAAGCACTTAGGGTTAATGCTCGGAGCATTTGCGAGCTATGCGATTGTTGTTGAAATGATTTTCTCTTGGCCGGGTGTGGGTTCTTGGTTGGTGTCGGGTATTTATCAGCGGGATTATACGGTTATCCAGGGCGGGATTTTAGCCGTAGCCTTGTTGATCATCTTTTTAAGTATTTTGATTGAAGTGCTGCATACCGTCTTCAATCCCTTGAGCAGAAAAGATCTTTATGCCTCCAATTAAAATTTATCAGGAAGATCAAATTGCCTCGCCGATGATGCGGGTCTGGCAGAATTTTTCGGCAAACCCCTTTGCCTTAGCGGGTCTGTGGACCATTGCTTTTCTGCTGCTGCTCACCCTGTTCGGACCAATGATTGCCCCCTTCTCCCCTGAGGCGCAGGATCCACGGGCATTACTGTTACCGCCCTCTTGGGACCCTTCGGGCACAGTGGCGCACTTTTTGGGGACCGACGATCTGGGTCGTGACATTTTTAGCCGCTTGCTGCATGGGGCACATTTAACCTTCGGCATGGCGCTGATGATTGTCGGTACTGCATTGTTTATGGGGTTCATCATCGGCTCGCTCTCCGGCATGATGCGTGGCTTAAAATCCAGTATTTTGGGGCACTTGCTCGATGCATTACTGTCTATCCCTTCACTATTAATGGCGATTTTAGTGGTTGCCGTCATGGGGCCAGGGCTTGAAAACGTCTTCTGGGCCGTGGGCATTGCCTTAACGCCACAGTTTGTACGCTCCATTCATCAATCGGTACATGAAGAGTTACAGAAAGAATATGTGACTGCGGCCCGTTTAGACGGTGCCAATTCGCTGCAGATTTTTTGGTATGTGATCATGCCAAACGTCTGGGAAGTGGTGATTATTCAAACCACGTTAGCTATTTCTGCCGCGATTTTAGATATTGCCGCCCTTGGCTTTTTAAGCCTTGGCGCCCAAGCTCCTAGTCCTGAATGGGGTGCAATGGTTGCCCAAGGTATGGATAATTTGTTGACCGCACCTTGGACTGTGACCATTCCAGGGCTGGCGATTCTTTTTAGTGTGCTCGCCATTAACTTGGTGGGCGATGGCTTGAGATCGGCGCTTGCGCCCATCAGAAACTAACCTATGCCATTACTCGACGTTAGAAACCTGACCATTGAGCTCGACACGCCCCACGGCAGAGTCCGCGCCCTTGAGAAAGTGAGTTTGACCCTGAACGCGGGGGAAATCCACGGTCTCGTGGGTGAATCAGGCTCAGGCCGCAGTCTGCTCGCTAGAGCCATTCTTGGGATCCCAGGCCCCAATTGGACCATTACCGCCGACCGCATGATGTGGGATGGTAATAATCTGATGGCCATGACCTCGAAGGAGCGCCGTAATCTGATGGGTTCAGATATGGCGATGATCTTCCAAGATCCGTCTGGTAGCCTTGACCCTTCGCAAACCGTGGGTAGTCAGCTGATGCAGGCCATGCCTAAGAATCCTAAGGCTTACTTTTGGCAAAAGCACAAACATGCCAAACAGACAGCGCAAAAATGGCTGCATAAGGTCGGGATTAAGAATCCGCAAAAGGTCATGTCCAGCTATGCTTGGGAGCTTTCGGAAGGCGAATGCCAAAAAGTGATGATCGCGATGGCAATTGCCAACCAACCGCGATTATTGATCGCCGACGAACCGACAAACTCGATGGAGCTGAGCACTCAGGCACAGATTTTCCGCCTACTATCACAGCTTAACCAGCTACAAAACGTGTCGATTTTAATCATCAGCCACGAGCTTGAAACGCTAGCACAATGGTGCGATCACCTATCCGTGCTCTATTGCGGCCAAGTGATGGAGTCAGGCCCAACGGAAGAACTGATCAATCAGCCCTATCATCCTTACACTAAGGCACTCTTGGATAATATGCCGGATTACTCGGGGATAGAGGCGCACAAGGCCATTATGCCGACCCTACCAGGCTCGGCCCCCGCCCTGCAGCATCTGCCCATTGGTTGTCGCCTAGGGCCAAGATGCCCTGAGGCACAAAAGAAATGCGTTAATCAGCCAAGTTTGAGTCATTTACGCGACCGCTACTTTGCCTGCCATTTCCCTTACCACGGTGAAACGACAAATGACGACCCCACTGCTTAAAGTTAACGATCTCTTTAAGAGGTACGATACCGGCTATAAAGGCTTTACTCGCCAATATAACGATGCCTTAGCACCGGTTTCATTTGAATTAAACCGCGGCGAAACCTTAGCTATCGTGGGTGAAGCGGGTTCAGGTAAGAGTACTTTAGCGCGTATTTTGGTAGGCGCAGAACCCCGCAGCGGCGGTGAAATTTACTTTGAGGGCGAGGCGCTGGACAGCCGCAATATTAAGCAGCGCTGCCGCCTTATTCGGATGATTTTCCAAGATCCCAATACCTCACTCAACCCAAGGCTCACCATTGGTCAATTACTGGATGAACCGCTGCGCTTTAACACTGAGTTATCCGCCAAGGAGCGTAATGGCCAAGTGATTGATACCTTGAGGAAGGTCGGTTTATTACCCGAGCATGCGGATTTTTATCCCCATATGATTTCCGAGGGGCAAAAACAGCGGGTTGCGGTGGCACGGGCACTGATGCTCAATCCGAAAATCATCATCGCCGACGAGGCTTTAACCGCCTTGGATCTCTCGGTACGCTCACAGATCCTTAATCTGCTGCTTAAACTGCAGAAGGACTTAGGCTTGTCCTATATCTTCGTGTCCCATAACCTGAATATTATTCGCCATGTCAGCGATAAAATTATGGTGTTACACAAAGGCGTGATGGTTGAGAAAGCCCCAACAGAACAGATATTTAATTCGCCTCAGCACGAATATACCCAAAGGCTGATTCAGGAGCAGAGCCTGTTTGTTCATAAGCGTTAAACTGCTCCAACCACTTAAATATTCAGGCGAATTGGCTAAAAATAGATGCCATTTAGCCGCCGAAGTATTTATCCTATTGGTCATTTTGATAGAAGAAGCTTAAACATGATTATCAAACCCAAAATTCGTGGATTCATTTGTACCACTACTCATCCCGTTGGTTGTGAAGCTAACGTTCAAGAACAAATTGCCTTAACCAAAGCGAAAGGCAAGATCGCCAACGGGCCGAAGAAAGTCCTCGTCGTTGGTTCATCCAGTGGTTATGGCCTGTCTTCACGCATTGCCGCCGCCTTTGGTAGCGATGCTGCAACCATTGGTGTGTTCTTCGAAAAGCCGGGTACTGAATCTAAACCCGGAACAGCAGGCTGGTATAACTCAGCTGCTTTCGACAAGTTTGCCAAAGCTGAAGGTTTGTACTCTAAGAGCATCAACTGTGATGCCTTCAGCCATGAAGCTAAGCAAAAAGTTATCGAGCTTATCAAGCAAGACTTAGGTCAAGTGGACATGGTGGTCTATTCATTAGCATCACCCGTGCGCAAACTGCCTGACTCTGGTGAGCTAGTGCGTTCTGCGCTAAAGCCAATCGGTGAAGTGTATACCGCGACCGCCGTAGATACGAACAAAGACTGCATTATCGAAGCCACCGTTGAGCCTGCCACTGAGCAAGAAATTGCCGATACTGTCACAGTGATGGGCGGTCAAGATTGGGAACTGTGGATTAACGCACTCGCCGAGGCTGGTGTATTAAGCGACAATTGCAAAACCGTTGCCTACAGCTATATCGGCACTGAGCTAACCTGGCCAATCTACTGGCACGGCGCATTAGGTCAAGCCAAGATGGACTTAGATCGCGCGGCTAAAGCCTTAAATGATAAGCTTGCAACCAAAGGTGGCAGCGCTAACGTCGCAGTGCTGAAGAGCGTTGTGACTCAAGCCAGCTCTGCCATCCCGGTGATGCCACTGTATATTGCGATGGTATTTAAGAAGATGCGCCAAGAAGGCCTGCACGAAGGCTGTATGGAGCAAATCTATCGCATGTTCAGTGAGCGTCTGTTCCGTGCCGATGGTGCAAAACCAGAGACTGACAGCAACAACCGTCTGCGTTTAGATGATTGGGAACTACGTGAAGATATCCAGCAGCACTGCCGTGATCTGTGGCCGCAAGTGACCACCGAAAACCTGTCAGAACTGACCGATTATCAAGAATATAAAGCCGAGTTTATCAAGCTATTTGGCTTTGGCATCGAAGGCATAGACTACGATGCCGATGTGAACCCATACGTTGAGTTCGATGTGATCGAGCTCTAATCAAGTAGTTGAATAATTTATGTAAAACGCCACCCTTGGGTGGCGTTTTTATTTGCTGCAAATCTAGCGCGATAGGCTAAACTAGCATGACTTCAACACTAACTAAGGATAAAGAATGAAGATCAGTGCACGTAATACCCTAAGTGGCAAAATTACCGCTATCGAAATTGGCTCAGTAAACAACGAAGTCACTATCGAACTGGCACCAGGCGTAGTGTTAACCTCAGTCGTCACAAAAGCTTCCTGTGAGCGTTTAAACTTAAAAGTGGGTGATTCAGCTTATGCACTCATTAAAGCCAGCAGTGTGATGATTGGTGTGGATGATTAAGCTGTTGAGCATGCCCTCACACCGCCGAGCAGATATGTAACCAGACAAACAAAAAGGCCAAGTGAACACTTGGCCTTTTCTATTAGATTCGCTAAACCTTTCTATTGCTTCGTAAAATAAGGGATAAGCAAGTTATCCCTTATCGCAATTAACCTTCAACAGGGTAATCGATTTTCGCATTCGCTTTGAGTGACTCAATCAGGCCGCGGTAATCTGCTTCGCTGTATTGTGCATTTAAGCGTTGTTTCAGTGCATTAACTAACTCATCGCTAACAGACTCAGCCGCGTTGACTTTATCCAGTGCGATTACAGCATAACCATTAGCTAACCCAACAGTGTCAACCACAGGCGTTGCACTTGGTGTTGGCATTTGGAAAGCTTTACCCACAATAGCAGCGTCAACGTCTTGTGCGCCACGGCCCAGTTTAGCCTTAGCGGTTAAGGTCACATCGGCAGCGCCCGCTTTGACTTGCGTCATCAGCTCTTGTGCTTTAGCACGAGCCGCTTCGTTTGCTTGGTCTTGCTTCAAGCGATCGCTAATGTCGGCCTTCACTTCTGCTAATGGCATAGTGCCTGCATCGTGATGTTCCTTCATACGGATAACCACTACATGGTTTGGCTCAAGTTCAAGCACTTCACTGTTTAGGCCTTGGCGCAGAACAGTGTCAGAGAATGCCGCTTTAACTACATCAGGCTTGTTCAATGCAGCAGGCACATCATCACGTGAGAACAGTGGCGTCGTCTTAATCTCAACGCCAACGACTTTAGCGGTTTCGGCTAAGGTATCAGGTACTTCGTAGCTAGTATCAGCCAGTTTGCTCTGCAAGCTATAGAATTGATCGACCGCTTTCTTCTCTTGTAGTTGAGCCACAATCTTCGCTTTCACATCTGCAAATGGCACTGTTGTTCCAGGTTGAACGTCTAACAGTTTGATGATGTGGAAACCAAAATCAGTTTTCACTACAGCAGAATGCTCGCCTTTTTTCAGGGCAAACAGCGCGGTGTCAAAACTTGGGTCCATTACACCAGGTTCAAACCAGTCTAATTTACCGCCCTGCTCCGCACTTAAGGTGTCTTCAGAATTGGCTTTGGCTAACTCAGCAAAATCAGCGCCGTTATCTAACTGCTTGGCTAAATCTTCGGCCTTGGCCTTAGCCGCCGCTTCATCGCTGCCTGGGCCAATCAGAATGTGCGCCGCTAAACGTTTCTCGTTAGACACATATTGGGTCTTGTGTTCATCGTAGTAAGCCTGAGCTTCTTCATCGGTCACTTTGCTATCTTTCGCAAAATCAGCCGAATTTAACTCTACATACTCTAAGCTCACCTTCTCAGGGCTCATAAATTGGCCTTGGTTGGTGTCATAGTAGTTTTTAACTTGCTCGTCAGTCACAGAGGCATTCGCGAGGAATGGTGCAGAATCCACCACTAAATAACGAATGTCACGAGTCTGACCTTGCAGCTCAGCTAATTGTTTAGCTTCACCAGGTAAAACAAATTCAGTGCCCACTAACGCCGCAGTTAACTGACGACGAGTCATATCAACTCGCATCATGCTTCTGAAGGTTTGTGGCTGATAGCCTAACTGACGCAAAATTGCCTGATAACGATCGTTATCGAATTTGCCATCGGTTTGGAAAGCGGGTTCAGATTTAATCGCCGCAATAATTTGCTCGTCAGACACTCGCAGCCCCATAGCGGCGGCAGCTTGGTCGATCAGCTTATCGGCGACTAAACGTTCGAGTACGCTCTGCTTTATGCTTTCTAGGTATCTTTCGTCGGCAGATAACGCAGCAAACATTTCGCCCAGTTGCTGTTCCATACGAGCGCGTTCGCTCTGATAGGCCTGCTCTAACTCGGCTTTAGTGATCTTGTCACCGTTGACTTCTGCGGCAGGGACGTCCGATTGTGAGCCTAAATAGCTACTAACGCCTGCAAATGCAAAAGATAAAATCACAAGTACGAGAATGCCTTTAGCAATCACGCCTTGCGAACCGTCGCGGATCTTTTCTAACATCAGATTTCTCGCTCGTTGCGATTAACAAAATAAAAAGGCGCATCAATTTGAGATGCGCCTTTCTGTAATTTATGGGGATTATTCAGACGCTACCACTGGTAAGTACTAAAACCCCGAGTAATGGTAGAAATAAACCTTCAAAATCCATTACTTTCAATTCGTAAAAAGCACTGTTTGAACAGTGCTTATCATTACGAACGCCTTACAAAGGCTACGATATCAAAAATTAATTGACAGCGTCTTTCAGAGCTTTACCAGCTTTGAATGCTGGAATTTTTGCTGCTGCGATTTTGATTTCTTCACCCGTTTGTGGGTTGCGACCAGTACGCTCAGCACGTTCACGCACTTCAAAAGTACCAAAACCAACAAGAGAAATTTTATCGCCTTCTTTCAGACCTTCGGTCACAGCTGCGATAAAAGAATCCAGTGCACGGCCAGCAGCGGCTTTAGAAATGTCAGCACCAGAAGCGATTTTCTCGATTAGTTCAGATTTGTTCATGTCATCCCCTTGAATGTAATTTTTTTGCGCCGCAACCAAATCCGTCTCTAGAGCGGTCTGCGGAGGCTTTTATAACAAGCTTGAATTCAAAGTTCAAGCTGAGTTCGAAAACCAAAGAAATAAAACTGGATACAGCTCAAAGCCAGTTGCGCCAAGGGCTTGGAGCAACTGGCTCTCCACAGACCTAGGCTACCACAGGTCTGCGCTTTGTTAAGCCCCTTTTTTCATTTTTTTTAGCGTGATAGCGCATTTTCTTGCGTTATGCCAAGTTTTTAACCACTTCGAAGCCTTCAACCGGTCTTTCCAGCGCCAGTTTTAACACTTCATCGATCCAACGCACGGGACGAATTTCCAAATCTGCAATCACATTGGCAGGAATTTCTTCCAGATCACGTTCGTTTTCTTTTGGAATTAATACCAATTTAATGCCACCACGGTGTGCCGCGAGCAGTTTTTCTTTTAAACCACCAATTGGTAACACTTCTCCGCGTAAGGTAATTTCCCCCGTCATCGCCACATCGGCGCGCACAGGGTTCCCCGTTAGGCTAGACACTAAAGCAGTGCACATTGCCGCGCCAGCAGATGGACCATCTTTTGGCGTCGCCCCTTCTGGCACGTGAACATGGATATCACGCTTCTCATAAAAGTCGCCGTTGATACCTAATTGTTCCGCACGGGCACGTACGACCGTCATCGCCGCTTGAATCGACTCTTGCATCACATCGCCAAGTGAGCCTGTATAGGTCAACTTGCCTTTGCCGGGTACTGATGTCGCTTCAATGGTGAGCAGATCGCCGCCCACTTCGGTCCACGCCAAACCAGTAACTTGACCGATTTGGTTGTTCGATTCCGCTTTGCCATAGTCAAAACGCTGCACACCGAGGAAAGACTTGAGATTGTCCGCGGTCACTGTGACTGACTTGATGGATTTATCCAGCAGGATCATTTTCACGACCTTGCGGCAAATCTTCGACAATTCGCGCTCGAGTGCACGCACACCGGCTTCACGGGTGTAGTAGCGAATAATGCCGACTATCGCACTATCTTCGATATGAATTTCGTTCGCTTTAAGACCGTTACGCTCGATTTGCTTGGTCAGTAAATGCTGCTTAGCAATATTGAGCTTCTCATCTTCGGTGTAACCCGACAGACGAATCACTTCCATGCGGTCCAGAAGCGGACCTGGAATATTCATCGAGTTCGAGGTCGCCACGAACATCACATCGGATAAGTCGTAGTCGACTTCGAGGTAATGGTCGTTAAAGGTCGCGTTTTGCTCAGGGTCAAGCACCTCTAACAGTGCTGACGCTGGGTCGCCACGCATATCCGAGCTCATTTTGTCGATTTCATCGAGCAGGAATAAGGGGTTTTTCACGCCCACTTTCGCCATCTTTTGAATGACTTTACCCGGCATTGAGCCAATGTAAGTACGGCGATGACCACGGATCTCCGCTTCATCACGCACACCGCCTAAGGCAACACGCACATACTTACGACCAGTTGCTTTCGCAATCGATTGACCTAATGAGGTTTTACCCACACCTGGTGGGCCGACTAAGCACAGGATAGGGCCCTTAAGTTGACGCACACGGCTCTGCACTGCCAAGTATTCCAGAATGCGGTCTTTGACCTTTTCCAGACCGTAGTGATCGGTATCCAGCACTTCTTGGGCTTTGGCTAAATCGCGTTTGATTTTAGAGCGTTGGCTCCAAGGCACTGAGGTCATCCAATCAACATAGCTGCGAACCACGGTCGCTTCTGCAGACATAGGTGACATCATGCGTAATTTATTCAGCTCGGCGACGGCTTTCTCTTTGGCATCGCTCGGCATGTTAGCTTCTTCAATCTTACGATTTAAGACTTCAAACTCGTCGTGGCCTTCGTCTAAGTCACCCAATTCTTTTTGGATGGCTTTCATCTGTTCGTTCAGATAATACTCACGCTGGCTCTTTTCCATCTGCTTTTTAACGCGGGTACGGATACGTTTCTCGACCTGTAGCAGGTCAATTTCCGACTCCATCATCGCCATTAAATATTCCAGACGCTCACCGATGTTAGTCATCTCAAGCACAGACTGTTTGTCTTCAAGCTTGAGTGGCATATGAGCCGCCATGGTATCGGCGAGGCGCGCCGCTTCATCGATGCCAGAAAGCGAGGTAAGCACTTCTGGTGGGATCTTCTTATTGAGCTTGATATAGCCTTCGAATTGGCCAATCGCGCTGCGAACCAAGACTTCCTCTTCTTTGTCTTCTAAAGGCTCAGACTCAAGGTACTCTGCCTTAGCCACAAAGAAATCTGCTTCCTGAGTGTAACGCGTAATACGGGCGCGGCGACCACCTTCGACCAGCACTTTGACCGTACCGTCAGGCAGTTTAAGGAGTTGCAGAATAGACGCTACAGTGCCCACTTCAAAGATATCGTCTTTGGTCGGCTCGTCTAACTCAGCGTCACGCTGAGCGACTAAAATAATTTGTTTATCCTGGGCCATTGCCGTTTCGAGACAACGAATCGATTTTTCTCGGCCAACGAACAACGGAATTACCATATGGGGATAGACCACCACATCTCTCAGTGGTAGCACGGGGAGTTCGATATGCGCTTCACGCTCTAAGGTCATAGTTCGATTCCGTTTAGATGAAAGGGATTAGTTATGGAGTATATTGGGGCGCTTTATTGGGTTTCAATGGTCAAAATAAAAAAAGGAGCCCGATGGACTCCTTGATTTTCAGATTATGAATAATCAGTACAATTATTGCTCGCCAGAGGCCGCTTGCGCGTCGTTACGCTCGTAAATCAGGATAGGTGCAGATTCACCATTCACCACAGATTCATCAACAACCGCCTTCACAACGCCCTCAATTGAAGGAATGTCGTACATAGTATCGAGTAAGATACCTTCTACGATTGAACGTAGACCACGGGCACCGGTTTTGCGCGACATGGCTTTATGTGCAATCGCTTTGAGCGCATCTTCGCGGAACTCTAGCTCAACCCCTTCCATCTCAAACAGCGCGTTGTATTGCTTAGTCAGCGCGTTTTTGGGCTCAGACAGAATTTGCACTAGGGCCTCTTCGTCCAGCTCGGTCAGCGTCGCTACAACGGGCAGACGACCGATAAACTCAGGGATCAAGCCATATTTGACTAAATCTTCGGGTTCGACTTGAGATAAGGTTTGCGAAATCGTTGCCTTATCTTTCTCGCCCTTAACCTGCGCACCGAAACCGATACCTGAACCTACGTGAGCACGCTGTTCAATCACCTTTTCAAGGCCAGCAAAAGCACCACCACAGATAAACAGGATCTTAGAGGTATCTACCTGTAAGAACTCTTGCTGTGGATGCTTACGACCGCCTTGAGGCGGAACCGCGGCAACCGTACCTTCGATAAGTTTCAGCAGCGCTTGCTGCACGCCTTCACCCGATACGTCACGGGTAATCGATGGGTTATCCGATTTACGGCTGATCTTGTCGATTTCGTCGATATAGACGATACCGCGCTGTGCCTTTTCAACATCGTAATCGCACTTTTGCAGCAGCTTTTGAATGATGTTTTCAACGTCTTCACCCACATAACCCGCTTCGGTTAAGGTAGTGGCGTCAGCCATAGTAAATGGGACATTCAATGAGCGCGCGAGTGTTTCAGCCAGCAGCGTCTTACCACTGCCCGTTGGACCAATCAGCAGAATGTTACTCTTGCCTAATTCCACGCCATCTTTAGGAGAAGAATTTCTCAGACGTTTATAGTGATTGTATACAGCGACAGACAGCACTTTCTTGGCTCTGTCCTGACCAATCACATAATCGTCTAAATGCGCACGCAACTCATGTGGCGTTGGCAATTTATCATTATCACGCTTAGGGGAGATTTCTTTAATCTCTTCACGAATGATGTCGTTGCATAATTCAACACATTCGTCGCATACGTATACTGATGGGCCTGCAATCAGTTTTCTGACTTCATGCTGGCTCTTACCGCAAAAAGAGCAGTACAGCAATTTACCGCTGTCACCATTATTTTTGTTGTCGCCCATTAATTACCTCATTTGCAGTCTGCTCTACTGCTTGTCTTAAACTTGCTAACCCTTTACTGGGCTTTGCTTAATAGAGCATAGCCCAGTCAAAAGTAAAAATCAGCCGCGTTTAGTCATCACTGCGTCAACTAAACCATATTCAACCGCTTGAGTCGCACTCATGAAGTTGTCGCGATCGGTATCACGTTCAATCAATTCGAGTGGCTGGCCAGTGTGCTCTGACAACATCAGGTTCAGTTTATGCTTGATGCCTAAAATCTCTTGGGCATGAATAGCGATATCAGAAGCCTGACCTTGGAATCCACC encodes the following:
- a CDS encoding ABC transporter permease — encoded protein: MFRYLLRRLNLFLATSLVMVGVLFYATGLFPVERTFALTGIHAPSESQLVQIEQDYKLDSNKAMQFIAYLQQRLSGNLGVSVTSHQSVAEELSSVLPASFELAVMAAVIAIGLGVPLGVLASQSQHKLTQNTIMAITLTGYSVPVFWLGLYLSLWFGVDLGWLPISGQLNLLYEIKPVTGFMLVDILLSDSEYRISAFKDALLHIVLPATTLAVLPFTVVVRSTRSAMMNVMNQTFIRAAEARGMHTNTIILRHALPNALIPVLKHLGLMLGAFASYAIVVEMIFSWPGVGSWLVSGIYQRDYTVIQGGILAVALLIIFLSILIEVLHTVFNPLSRKDLYASN
- a CDS encoding ABC transporter permease subunit — protein: MPPIKIYQEDQIASPMMRVWQNFSANPFALAGLWTIAFLLLLTLFGPMIAPFSPEAQDPRALLLPPSWDPSGTVAHFLGTDDLGRDIFSRLLHGAHLTFGMALMIVGTALFMGFIIGSLSGMMRGLKSSILGHLLDALLSIPSLLMAILVVAVMGPGLENVFWAVGIALTPQFVRSIHQSVHEELQKEYVTAARLDGANSLQIFWYVIMPNVWEVVIIQTTLAISAAILDIAALGFLSLGAQAPSPEWGAMVAQGMDNLLTAPWTVTIPGLAILFSVLAINLVGDGLRSALAPIRN
- a CDS encoding oligopeptide/dipeptide ABC transporter ATP-binding protein produces the protein MPLLDVRNLTIELDTPHGRVRALEKVSLTLNAGEIHGLVGESGSGRSLLARAILGIPGPNWTITADRMMWDGNNLMAMTSKERRNLMGSDMAMIFQDPSGSLDPSQTVGSQLMQAMPKNPKAYFWQKHKHAKQTAQKWLHKVGIKNPQKVMSSYAWELSEGECQKVMIAMAIANQPRLLIADEPTNSMELSTQAQIFRLLSQLNQLQNVSILIISHELETLAQWCDHLSVLYCGQVMESGPTEELINQPYHPYTKALLDNMPDYSGIEAHKAIMPTLPGSAPALQHLPIGCRLGPRCPEAQKKCVNQPSLSHLRDRYFACHFPYHGETTNDDPTA
- a CDS encoding ATP-binding cassette domain-containing protein — its product is MTTPLLKVNDLFKRYDTGYKGFTRQYNDALAPVSFELNRGETLAIVGEAGSGKSTLARILVGAEPRSGGEIYFEGEALDSRNIKQRCRLIRMIFQDPNTSLNPRLTIGQLLDEPLRFNTELSAKERNGQVIDTLRKVGLLPEHADFYPHMISEGQKQRVAVARALMLNPKIIIADEALTALDLSVRSQILNLLLKLQKDLGLSYIFVSHNLNIIRHVSDKIMVLHKGVMVEKAPTEQIFNSPQHEYTQRLIQEQSLFVHKR
- the fabV gene encoding enoyl-ACP reductase FabV, whose protein sequence is MIIKPKIRGFICTTTHPVGCEANVQEQIALTKAKGKIANGPKKVLVVGSSSGYGLSSRIAAAFGSDAATIGVFFEKPGTESKPGTAGWYNSAAFDKFAKAEGLYSKSINCDAFSHEAKQKVIELIKQDLGQVDMVVYSLASPVRKLPDSGELVRSALKPIGEVYTATAVDTNKDCIIEATVEPATEQEIADTVTVMGGQDWELWINALAEAGVLSDNCKTVAYSYIGTELTWPIYWHGALGQAKMDLDRAAKALNDKLATKGGSANVAVLKSVVTQASSAIPVMPLYIAMVFKKMRQEGLHEGCMEQIYRMFSERLFRADGAKPETDSNNRLRLDDWELREDIQQHCRDLWPQVTTENLSELTDYQEYKAEFIKLFGFGIEGIDYDADVNPYVEFDVIEL
- a CDS encoding TOBE domain-containing protein produces the protein MKISARNTLSGKITAIEIGSVNNEVTIELAPGVVLTSVVTKASCERLNLKVGDSAYALIKASSVMIGVDD
- a CDS encoding SurA N-terminal domain-containing protein, with product MLEKIRDGSQGVIAKGILVLVILSFAFAGVSSYLGSQSDVPAAEVNGDKITKAELEQAYQSERARMEQQLGEMFAALSADERYLESIKQSVLERLVADKLIDQAAAAMGLRVSDEQIIAAIKSEPAFQTDGKFDNDRYQAILRQLGYQPQTFRSMMRVDMTRRQLTAALVGTEFVLPGEAKQLAELQGQTRDIRYLVVDSAPFLANASVTDEQVKNYYDTNQGQFMSPEKVSLEYVELNSADFAKDSKVTDEEAQAYYDEHKTQYVSNEKRLAAHILIGPGSDEAAAKAKAEDLAKQLDNGADFAELAKANSEDTLSAEQGGKLDWFEPGVMDPSFDTALFALKKGEHSAVVKTDFGFHIIKLLDVQPGTTVPFADVKAKIVAQLQEKKAVDQFYSLQSKLADTSYEVPDTLAETAKVVGVEIKTTPLFSRDDVPAALNKPDVVKAAFSDTVLRQGLNSEVLELEPNHVVVIRMKEHHDAGTMPLAEVKADISDRLKQDQANEAARAKAQELMTQVKAGAADVTLTAKAKLGRGAQDVDAAIVGKAFQMPTPSATPVVDTVGLANGYAVIALDKVNAAESVSDELVNALKQRLNAQYSEADYRGLIESLKANAKIDYPVEG
- the hupB gene encoding nucleoid-associated protein HU-beta: MNKSELIEKIASGADISKAAAGRALDSFIAAVTEGLKEGDKISLVGFGTFEVRERAERTGRNPQTGEEIKIAAAKIPAFKAGKALKDAVN